GATGATGATTGAATGGATATTGTTTTTATCTTCTCACAgttttgatttagtcttttgCCAAACTTTTACTAAATCATTAACACAGACAGTTAGTACACATGTCaggtgacagaagtttggtgtgGGTTGAGTCCCTGAGTCTGATACAGTGTATGACAGGAGTCACGTAGGCAGCTGTGCacgcgtgtgtgcgtgtctgtgtctgtcatCACACGGTCGCGCACAGCTGATGCTcgtgcacgctcacacacaccagTGGGAGTGTGCacgctgctgcagacacactgaTCATGGAGGGAGTTGTCTCCTCTGGTGGTGTGTAACTCGTGTTGTTACTCAACAATACAAACAGAGGCTGGTCCAGACATGAAGTCACAGCAGGTGAGAGTTTAACCTCCAGGCGACACTAAACCCAGATTAGATATCTGCTGGTGGCGGCAGCTTCACGACAGATCCGTGCGTGTGGCTCCTGGCTGTCAGATCACCTGGTTCCTCCGTAGACAACAGGGTGGAGAATAAACCGCCATGGTCTCGGTGATCAGAGGGAAACCTGTTCTGCGGCTTCTGTCTCTCACGCTTCGCCTCAACACCGAGGGCTCGAGTTGCGCTGCAGCCCAGACCAGTCGCTTCCGACTCGGTGTGTGTGCTGGCCTCGACCCGCTAGCAGCCTCCAGCAGACGGTACTGCACCAGGATGGCTCGGACCGGAGGAGCACCGTTCTTCAGACAGGTCGGTTCAGGACGAGACGTGTTGTTAAAGAGCAGCGATGTAGCTAACGTCAGCTGGAAGTTAGTTATGTGGAGTTTACAGAAGTTAGCAGGAATTTAGCAAGATGGTGTAAACAGCAACATTGTAATAAATGCTAGCAGGAAGTTAGCAAGCTGGTGTTAACAGCAACATTGTATCTGTTAGCAGGAAGTTAGCAAGGTGGTGTTAACAGCAACATTGTAATTAATGTTAGCAGGCAGTTAGCAAGGTAGTGTTAACAGCAACATTGTAGTTAATGTTATCAGGAAGTTAGCAAGGTGGTGTTAACAGTAACATTGTAGTTAATGTTATCAGGAAGATAGCAAGGTGGTGTTAACAGCAGCATTGTAATTAATGTTAGCAGGCAGTTAGCAAGGTAGTGTTAACAGCAACATTGTAGTTAATGTTATCAGGAAGATAGCAAGGTGGTTTTAACAGCAACATTGTACCTGTAAGCAGCACTTTGTATGCACTAAGCTTAGTGTGTTAGCTTAACAATCACAGTCCAGTGTTGTGGTTTGTTTACATGAGCTCAATTCTATTTGTTGTGTAGTGTTAGATGTTTTAAATGGTTGGAAACTTACTgcaatgtgttttaatattcaGGTGTATTTCAAGTAGTTGCCACTAAAACTTTGAATCTAAGCTTCAACATAGTGTcggtgttttctttttagtaTGATCAGATATATATGGATCATATATTTTCATAAACGtggtaatttatttatattgctaAACCCACTTCACAATCTATTATATCCATAAGTATTTGGTGAACGGGTTGTTCCCTTTTACAGAACTTCTGAGGCCTGGCcaataaaagtttataaaatatattgtcACAATATAATTTGATACAACAGCAATACAACAATTTACTCATACAATAAAAGGGTGGAGGACCTCTGGTGTCATATACATATACAGCTCAAGAgacaatacataaataaaaaaaagcttttgaaattttcaataaaacaaacacacctttgaaaaaaaactctttcagGCATTTGGTGTCGGGACATGACAATTCAAAAAGAGGATctgaacatattttttaaaccatGACAGAGTCAACATGAAACTATTGAGCCGCGACACAAACAGCCTTCCTCTGTTAGAGCTCTATAAAGTTTATAAATGTCGCAAACCAACTGGCAGCTGTGTTGtaatcatcactaccatctgacatcagccATCTTTAATTTATCGCTGAGTCATTCCTGCGCCCTCAAcagtttttattcttcttttcaGCTGTTTGAGTCGGAGAGCAGCACCTACACCTACCTGCTGGCAGACGCTGAAACCAAGGAGGCTGTGGTCATCGACCCCGTGCTGGAGACCATCGACAGGGACCTGAAGCTCATAAGTGAACTGGGCTTGAGCTTGAAAATGGCAGGTAACTGTCCAACTGGGACTGAGCTGTGGTGAATTTACTTTAGTGCTTTATTTGAGAGGGACAGTGAATATTAATAGCATCTTCGAAAATATACTTTCAGTTCAGTCTTTAGCAAATTGCACACTGTCTGATTCCTTATACTAAAACGAATTTAGCCCTGATAATGCAACAAACAGCTTCGGgcaaacttctctgttttctgtcgCTACTTCCACTTTGCCCTGgagatatatttttataaccCTGATTATAATTGGATTGGAATAAACTAACACATACATCCTCTTTGCTTATGTGAAACCCCACTGTAAGCTGTTTATTGTTGGTTACTCATATCTTAAGAATCGTAAGAATACATGAAATATTCATCCGTTTCTCAACAGTTGCAACTATTAAtctcaaatatcaaatatcacaATTATGAGTGCCTTCCTCATCTGATAGTAAACACCCACTGCCATGCGGACCACATCACAAGCACGGGCCTGATGAAGAAGAGACTGGTGGGCCTGAGGAGCGCCATCTCCAAATTCAGTGGTGCCACCGCAGATATCCACCTGTCAGAAGGAGACACGATCCCCTTTGGAAAACACGTAGGAAGAACCGATGTGACGCATTTCACTACACAACATCAAACCATACAACACTTACACTACAGAGAACGACTACTTATGTTCAGATCTATTTCTGTGGGTCTCTTATCCCCGTTAGCATctgacagtgagagagacaccCGGTCACACTGACGGCTGCATGACGCTTGTGTTGGAGGATCAGAGCATGGCGTTCACTGGGGACACTCTCCTCATCAGAGGCTGTGGCAGGACTGACTTCCAGCAGGGTAGAAACATTCACCTCTACTGTCTCATATCAAATACCTTGCTTTTCATTTGTTGGCCTCACTCTGTTACGAGCATCTTTGCAGTATTGCTAGATGAACACAAGTGGGCAGCATTGCATTAGTGGGTTGCTTTTGCTAAAGGTTCTCTCTCTGATTCAGGCAGCCCTGAGAGGCTCTACCAGTCCGTCCATCAGAAGATCTTCACCCTGCCTGACCAGTGCCTCGTCTACCCAGCGCACGACTACTTAGGTTGGCTGCTAACccacacatttaaatgtttatgtcCTATCTCAGAGCTACTGGTGTGAACACTGGTGCAAATGTAATGCCACTGACCGCAACATCCAACACATAGTAACTatagctgctctcagacatgcaccgaaGTTTGACTGAAGATTTTACAGATTACTTATTGTTTATTTCAGGGCATATGCCATCTGTCAAGAAGTACAGTTTGTACAATGCATCACTTGTCTGCACGTCTGCCAGCACCATGTGATTTCTCCACACTTTCTCCAACCGATATGTCATTTGACTGATCAGTGTGGTTCAACATCTGGTAAACATCACAGCCACCAATCGGCTGTCGATGACACATGaagctgtgtgtttctctgtgtattaTCAGGTCAGACGGTGTCTACAGTCGGTGAGGAGCGAAAGTTTAACCCACGCTTGaccaagaacctggaggagttCGTGAACATCATGAACAACCTGAATCTCCGCCATCCTGCAAAAATAGGTATCAAGAGCTGTTTCTCAGACAGTAAAGCCACAATTCACCCTCTGTTGGTAAACTTAGTTCCATTGCACAATTTATTTCTTGCTTGTAGCCACACTCCCTctgaaaatagttttttgttttcttcctttgcAGATATTGCAGTTCCTGCTAATCTGGTTTGTGGTGTACATGAACTTtgaatgtgctttttttaatcaaatcatCTACATCATAGCAAACCAATAAATACTTACAGATCTGTATTTAGCCAAAATATGACCATTAAGTgctttattgtgtgtctgtgtgtatatataagtGATGTATATTTTAAGAGCTATTGTTAATATAGTAAATTGactaaatctgtgttttaacGACCACTAAAGCTTGAATCACACGGAGCCTCAGATTAGAGGAGGATTCTCTGCTCCTCATCTGGAGTGCAGCTACTGACATTGTGATCACACTCATACTCATGCAATCAAAATGCCGTAAATTCAGTTTTAACTGTTGAAATGAATCGTACAAATCTACAGGCGAGCAGGAGCCACTATTAAATTTCTGTTGGATCTAACATGAATGTGCGTGTTGTCTTTAATCAGCTTTGTTTGGGGAGGAATTTCTACGAGGGGCaacactcaaagaaatgttcCATTCAAGGTTTGGTTTAGTATTCACGAATGCTTAACTTGGACAATTGAGTTCTTACACTTGGCCTTTTTCAGTGATTCCTTTAGCcaagtcctctctctctctgtcgctctcacacacacaccccagacGGCTGCCAACCACAGTCTTTTTGCATAGCAGGAAAATGAAACTACACTATTTGCATTCAGAAACAATGAGGGCCAGGTTCCGGCCATGTGTTTGTGCTCTCAACTCTCATCTGTAGATGGGTGCGTTTTTTTGAAATGTGTATCATTATCTCCTCGAACATGACAAAGTATCAACGCAATAAAAAAATCAGCATCCAGTGTGTGCTGCTGTCAGCCGACGTCAAGCAGCTCATCAACCAGTAAGACGGGTTTGTGAGGGAGTGTTGGCCACATGCCTCTGCCAGAGAAACCTGCACATGTGACAGGAAGCTGTGCAAGAGTATGTGACTGATGAACTCCACGGGGTCAGTGACAAAATATAATTACTGAGCTGTTTCTAATGGATCATCCTCCTCTGGTCTTTCACCCCTACTGGGATTTAAAGCAGTGCCCCACCAGCCTCTGCACGTTAAGTTCAGTGTACTTAACATGGGGAGTACAACTTTAACGAGTTCTACGAAGTGAGGTATCAACGTTTTGACGGAGCACTATTATAAGATCAGTAATAACAGCAGATGTATCTTGTGAAGAGAGAAATTTGATCCGTGCATCTCTGTTGGTGAAAGACTTGTATTGTCCCAACACACCTGCTGCATGTAATGTGAATGATCTCCTCCTTATTGTCTGAGTGGTGTCATTACATGGATATCTTTCATGTTTCAGTCGTAATGCGAAGCCTGTGAGGTTTTGAACTTGGTCCAAAGATGCACAGAAACTTTCTTATTGAGAAGACCTGGTTTAAGAATAGTGGAGAGGGTGGAAGAAAAGGTTTTTAGCTTGGCGGCTGTTGGCTGCCCACATGCAAGTTAATACTGTAAACCCCCACATACATAACATCTACCAGCTGTCTCCGTCTGCATTTGCGATAAACAAAGTTTTCAGACAACCCCACAGTCTCAAGTGTAAAACGCCGACAGACACCTTCATTGTTTCTTTTCCCTCCAAACAGGaggcgtgtgcgtgtgagcgGTGTCGCCTTTGAGCTGAAGATATGTTGCTTCACAGTCGTCTCAAACGTAAAATGGCTCTATTCTCCCGATGCTGTTGTGCTGCTGGGAAAGCGAAGGTGCCAGCTGTCCTCACACCAAGtctgtagccccccccccccccccccccccccatctgccaGCCCTCTTTCAggccctctccctctgcccacTCACCGTGCCACCATCAACCTGCTGCCTATTCTCTCACACCGGCCACATGTCAGGGGAAAGAATCTATTGCACTATCGTCTCATTCACAGAGAGCTGTAAAGAGGCCGGTCGGGGTGATAAAGCCCTCAGGGTGAAGAGCAGCCCAACAGACCCAGAATAAAACACCCCTGTAGAGACTTTAAGTGTTTATCTCACTACTGTGTACTCGGTAGGAACATCTTTAGCTCTCACGATTGTTAATAAGAAGGCTTTGGTGTTCTTAAAGCAACTCAATGTAATTGTTAATgggcagcagcgccccctgcagtcaCATGATGGTGACTCATTCTGTCGGGCTCTGCGTCTGAGCAATTAAGTGATTTTTATCTTTTGACCTGAGTCGTCCCACTGATACACAACTGAACGAAGGATACTACCCATGATCccctgcttcctgaaccagacaagctgctgctgtaacaaatccaacAAACTTTGTTTAGAGTTCTTCATGTTTTAAacgtttcctgctgaatatggcagataaactctggtttctAAAGACTTCAGAgactttttaactgatctaaaGTTCAACTGATTCTGAGGATTGAAGCTGCGACTCTCGGTCAGCTccacacttctcacaggagatcacaCCCACTCACCAAAGGTCAAGAGCAGGCCTTTGAGGTAAACCGTCAAACTAattttgaagctgctgttttagGTAAAATAGTGTCGCTTTAAATCACTCAGTTCTACAGAGCCTTACAGGGCCTCACAGAACTGTGGTGCTCAGCGGTAATTTTACACTGACTGTCTAATACTTTATGGTATTTTAATCTGCTCGGATCattacaacacaacagaaagaaagCGCTTGTGCTACTCGACTATTCTTAAAGCTCTTCACATGTATACGTGCTCTGTTATCCAGGTCATGGGACTTCTAACAGTAGCAAGTCACACTACTCCAATGGTCATTGAATAACTAATACTATGTtatggtatttgcatgtgttgtcaCTGTATTATTCTTGTGTTGCATAAACACTTAGATGGTGCCTGTGTAGTTGtgtatgatttttatttgtattctccAGATAGAAACATGCTTTATTGAAATCACTCTAAACcataataaacatatatatggatcatatatacaaatacatattatcattactattatactattactGATGTTATCATTATGTTGTCTACTACAAAACAACATAATCATCATATTCTCTCATCATACTTATAAAGTTTATCCTGTTATGCCATTGTAAATACTTTTTGAACCATCTGTACTATTTTTCTACTGTCACTATTCTACTATTTTaccaataatatatatatatccttttACTTCTATCTATcttatctttgtgtttgtgcactttgTGTGAGGATGAATGAGGATGAAAGTCAACTTCAAAACTGGAAAAACCTGAATATTCCTAACCATGTTTACGATAGCTCTCCTTTCACAGTGGAACAGTGAGTTGAATTTAGCGTGTTGTGAAAAGCCGATGGGACAGGGAGTGGGTTGTACTCCAGGCAGGCAGGTTAACAACAGTAGTCCACAAAGTCGTTAATGATTCAGCTTCTTATCAGACGTGGTGCTGTCATCAACCCCTGTCACGGTTACTCACTGAAGCCAAACAAGTGCACCTCCCACATGTTCTATAGAACTGAAAAGGAAGCTCAAGCTGGTTTTACTGCATCCTCAGGACTGGTCATGTAGAGTTTGAGTGACACCTCTCTGACGCTCCTCTTAGCTGTTTGGCACCTGTTAGGGCGGGACAATGACATCTTTCACTCTTATTGCTATAATTTGTCATGTTGAAACTACAACTTTTACTGTCAAACCAGTTACACCAGTACTATCGTGTAAAAAACTCAATAAGTagttaagaaataaaacagattaaTGATGATGACACAAAATACTGTAAAACTATAAAGACATTACAACAAATGAATATGGAAAAGTGTGAAAGGTTGTATTGTAAATTAAACTAAAAGGttatttaacaatataaaaataacgGGTTGAGAACGAGTTTGCTTTTTAGGCGGTGTCTGTTACAGCTCTGACTGAAATATGTGTAGGTGTGAACGTATCTGCCCATGGATGTGATACTGATGACACTAAAGGGGTCAAGAGGTCATGAGACCCATCAGCCACAGCCTCTTCAAAGAGCCTATTTATATGTCATGCTGTAAGAGGGGGACAATAGTATCCGAGTACAGTGGCCCTCAAGGGAAAATCACAACTGcaaataattaaacaaataaaaaaacaatcgcACAACACGTGGACACTACGACAGTCCAGTCGGCAAAGACATGTCGGCGGCCGGTCACTACTTTAATGTTAGAATTGTTGATATAGTTGTTGTTTCGTTATTTGATGTTTGTGAATTTGCTGTATTTGTGAGGTTGTGGTCAGATTGCCACGGCACCTGGTGGTTGATGCGATATGAGACTGGGAAGAACCCAAACCCTTTTGATGCAGAACAGGAATAAAAAATTGAACTTGATGCAATAAAACCAGGGGATTTAGAGAACCGATATCTCAagagtttttttcatttggtgTAACTTGGTCTAATTGGGCCTTGgtggttttcatttttgggtgaaccatccctttaagacTGCTTAAGAAGtctaaagaataaaaaaagaataaaacatgctGGAACAAAACTCCCATCATCTGTTTTGACCTTTAAGTTGATCCTCCTGCTGTATCACTGTTATATTAAAACCAACCCGGTGGGAGTCTGTCGTTAAAAGCATTACGGGGTTTTATTGTTTCCCTGGCAGTCTGCCTGGATGACTCCTCAGATCCAAAATGAGAAAGTCCCGCCACTGCCCGGAATAGAAATCTCATTTCAGTGCAGGGACTTGAACTCTGACGGTTGCCTGTAACAGCCCAAGAGGGAATAGAACAGAAGTTTTGTAAAAGCTGATAtgaagtttgttttattgttgttcgCATCACACGGTCTGGTCGGTGCCcgcctccgtcctcctccacctcctccaccgcATGCGTCCGGCTCAGTCTCACCTGTTGACGCCGACCAGCAGCTCTCACTGACCCGCGGTTCTTTCTTTTGAATCCCGGGCTGGACTGAGACAAACCCGGATTACAACAACCGGGGAGGAGATCTGACGAGGCTCAGATTCACAGAAAACCACCGGAGAGTCACTTTCACGCGATCCAGGCTCTGTCCGTGCGTCCTGAAAACGAAAGCGCATGAGAGTTTGCTGAAGTGACGTTTCTCTGCTTGTttggtttcctcctctttctcctgagTGTGTCATGAAGCGGAGGAGCCACAGCTGCTGGAGCCGCTGAGGTTGGAGCACGTTTCCCAGGTA
The DNA window shown above is from Platichthys flesus chromosome 11, fPlaFle2.1, whole genome shotgun sequence and carries:
- the ethe1 gene encoding persulfide dioxygenase ETHE1, mitochondrial — encoded protein: MVSVIRGKPVLRLLSLTLRLNTEGSSCAAAQTSRFRLGVCAGLDPLAASSRRYCTRMARTGGAPFFRQLFESESSTYTYLLADAETKEAVVIDPVLETIDRDLKLISELGLSLKMAVNTHCHADHITSTGLMKKRLVGLRSAISKFSGATADIHLSEGDTIPFGKHHLTVRETPGHTDGCMTLVLEDQSMAFTGDTLLIRGCGRTDFQQGSPERLYQSVHQKIFTLPDQCLVYPAHDYLGQTVSTVGEERKFNPRLTKNLEEFVNIMNNLNLRHPAKIDIAVPANLVCGVHEL